The Brienomyrus brachyistius isolate T26 unplaced genomic scaffold, BBRACH_0.4 scaffold45, whole genome shotgun sequence genome has a window encoding:
- the LOC125723072 gene encoding uncharacterized protein LOC125723072, with the protein MEGTEAGISMMDMLNGGEENVCEVGVNVEEVKGGGGKSTGNAVEYVVSQVGRTWLEPIQEEDLEEDENKDEELQEAEDTDAATVDSWQCMAAYVARIWLQTLQEDGPEENEEADVVFQQAEDADATTLVRFQCMVASEDRSQLLTIPEEGPEEEDKTEVMKTDKTKEDADAAEKIYSEEEVSFHVNAEDLSEDDTEKSHKKKKKKKKKKMKWCFFCCPLPFRRSSKRQ; encoded by the coding sequence atggaggggacagaggctggtattagtatgatggatatgctaaatggaggtgaggagaatgtatgtgaggtgggagtgaatgtggaggaggttaagggaggaggagggaaaagtacagggaatgctgtggaatatgtggtgtcacaagtaggcagaacttggctagaacccatccaggaggaagaccttgaggaagatgaaaataaagatgaggagcttcaggaagcagaagacactgatgctgccacagtggacagttggcagtgcatggcggcatatgtagccagaatatggctgcagactttacaggaagatggacctgaggaaaatgaagaagctgatgtggtattccagcaggcagaagatgctgatgctaccacactggtcaggtttcagtgtatggtggcatctgaagacagatcacagctactgactataccagaagaaggacctgaggaagaggacaagactgaagtgatgaagacagataaaacaaaagaagatgctgatgctgccgagaagatctacagtgaagaagaagtatcattccatgtgaatgccgaagatctttctgaagatgatactgagaagagccacaagaagaagaagaagaagaagaagaagaagatgaagtggtgcttcttctgctgtcccctgcccttcagaagaagtagcaagaggcagtaa